From the Pseudosulfitobacter sp. DSM 107133 genome, the window TCAGCACGGCCGCGCTTTGGATGGCGTCGCCAAGTGCGGACAGAATGTGGGGCGGTTTGGGAAAGACGCTTTGCATCAGCACCGCGTCCGAGCGGGTCTTGAAAGACAGGGTTGCGCCCAGCAGGCCGGTCCAGACCATCGCATAGCGGGCGACATCTTCGGTCCAGATCGGGGGCGCGGAAAAGACATAGCGGGCAATGATTTGCAGCATGACCGTCAGGAACATCAGGCAGACAGCCAGAATCGCGGCCCGCCGCGTGATGGCGTGAACGCTGTTGCTGATCGAGATGATGACGTGGCGCATGTGCCGGTCTCCACTGGAAATGCCGGGCCCGGTTGTGGGCCCGGCGGTTGCTTTTAGCGGTTGCTGTCGGACAGGTCTGTCCAGATCTTGACGTCTTCGGCAGGCATCAGGTCCGACTCATACACCGGCTTGGATGCTGCGCGGAACACGGCGCGTTCTTCTGCGGTCAGGCGCTGTACGGTCACGCCTTTTTCCTCAAGCGCGGTCAGCCCGGATTCGGACGCTTCGGCCAGCCACGCGCGGTTGGCGGCATCGGCTGTCGCCACGGCGGCATCGACGGCAGCGCGTTCGTCGTCGCTCAGGCCGTCATACCAGCCTTTCGAGAACAGGATCGCCCGCATCGGGATAATCACACCCGCATCCGAGAAGTTTCTGACAAAATCGGTCTGGCCGAAAATCACCGGCACGAAAGGCGAGTTCAGGTAGCCGTCGATCACGCCGGTTTGCAGGCCTGCGGGCACTTCACCCCAGGGCACCACCGTGCCGGTCGAGCCCCAGGCCTGATACATTGCAATCTGCGCGTCATCCAATGCCCGCATCCGCAGGTCGGCCATATCGGCAGGCGCGCGCACGGCCTTGGTTGTGGTGATAATGCCCGATGACGGCCCGATCGGCACAAAGGCAACGACCATTGCATCCTGGGCGGCCAGCTTTTCGTTCAGCCGGTCAAAGACCTTGCCCGCAGCCAGCGCACGGTCCATATGCGCCGCATCATCAAAGATATAGGGCAAGCGCACGCCATAAACGAAGGGGTCGATCTGGGCGATGGCGCGCACGTCGGACAAAGAGACCTCCAGCAATCCGGTGGAAATCTGGTCGAATTTCTCGGCCTCGTTCCCGACCGAGTCGCGCGGCATTTCACGCACCTCCATCCCGGCGTCTTTCAGCGCGTTGCCAAAGGCATGGGCCCAGTTGTAAGACCCCGATTGTTCCAGATCGGGCTTGCCGTCCAGTGCAATCTTGACCTCGGCGATGGCGGGGGCCGCCATGGCCATAAGTGCGGCCAGTGTCAGTGATGTCAGTTTCATTTGTCGTCCTCCCTTATTCAGTTCACGGAAAAGCCGAACAGCTGCGGCAACGTCAGGCTAAGCGCAGGCCAGTAGACCAGCGCCAGCAGCAGCAGAACCTGCACGGCGATGAAGGGCAGCACAGCATAGGCCAGCCGCCAGTAGTTCAGATTTGTCAGCGCCGATACGACCACCAGGCATTTGCCCAGCGGCGGGGTAATCAGGCCGACGCACAGGTTGAAACACAGCACGATCCCCAGATGGATCGGGCTTATGCCCTGCGCCAGCGCTTGGGGTGCAAACAGCG encodes:
- a CDS encoding TRAP transporter small permease subunit, which produces MRHVIISISNSVHAITRRAAILAVCLMFLTVMLQIIARYVFSAPPIWTEDVARYAMVWTGLLGATLSFKTRSDAVLMQSVFPKPPHILSALGDAIQSAAVLIFVLPVVYFCFVGLRGGFAKGYLARQSGLTADTLGIPMVWISVSVPLAMIIILLHLAARWAGDTARDTTQSQLD
- a CDS encoding TRAP transporter substrate-binding protein, whose amino-acid sequence is MKLTSLTLAALMAMAAPAIAEVKIALDGKPDLEQSGSYNWAHAFGNALKDAGMEVREMPRDSVGNEAEKFDQISTGLLEVSLSDVRAIAQIDPFVYGVRLPYIFDDAAHMDRALAAGKVFDRLNEKLAAQDAMVVAFVPIGPSSGIITTTKAVRAPADMADLRMRALDDAQIAMYQAWGSTGTVVPWGEVPAGLQTGVIDGYLNSPFVPVIFGQTDFVRNFSDAGVIIPMRAILFSKGWYDGLSDDERAAVDAAVATADAANRAWLAEASESGLTALEEKGVTVQRLTAEERAVFRAASKPVYESDLMPAEDVKIWTDLSDSNR